A part of Pungitius pungitius chromosome 15, fPunPun2.1, whole genome shotgun sequence genomic DNA contains:
- the depdc5 gene encoding GATOR1 complex protein DEPDC5 isoform X4, which translates to MKNNKSYKLVLHKKGFGGSEDELVVNPKVFPHVSLRDIIEIAHPSDEYSPLLLQVKSLKEDLQKETISVDQTVAQAFKLRAYQDVIVNIVEPKEVTLDLVELTFKDQYIGRGDMWRLKKSLVSTCAYVTQKVEFAGIRAQASELWVKGEKVTCGYISEESRVVFRSTSAMVYIFIQMSCEMWDFDIYGDLYFEKAVNGFLSDLFAKWKEKNCSHEVTVVLFSRTFYNAKTIDEFPEILRGSIRQDHEGRFYEDFYRVVAQNERRDEWTSLLVTIKKLFIQYPVLVRLKEADGFPVGYNSTAAQGNYLEAINLSFNVFDKHYINRNFDRTGQMSVVITPGVGVFEVDRLLMILTKQRMIDNGIGVDLVCMGEQPLHAVPLFKLHNRTAPGDSRVGDDYNLPHWINHSFYTSKSQNSCSSFTPRIKLAGRKLHAEKSKSSKEHTLCATKESENSLPIQVDYDAYDAQVFRLPGPSRIQRSTNFRMVRDRETSMRKSWGSMDVTAGIGVSPPVRSGGPEDQCGPASDDSLGPVSNMLLIPRMPPVQYEVSISLGYTSNRELLEKMMDSQRDSSAPGRFTVGSAESTLHIRPGGYTPQRALINPFTPSRMPMKLTSNRRRWMHTFPVGPSGEAIQIHHQTRQNMAELQGSQQKDPAHTSAELLELAYHEATGRRTASRHAGENGLCVGGGTEEFTASPGSNISGNFNSSTFQDVSLGGADPMPSFCCTVGVDWKSLTTPACLPLTTDYFPDRQALQNDYTEGCYDLLPHSDLERREDEAPAMGASQVFEEFICQRLMQGYQIIVQTNHRKAQPTVAPPLGSSPLYTRGLVSLRRAEEEETVYWLSMGRTFHKVCLKDKIITVTRYLPKYPYESAQIHYSYSLCPPHSDAHFVSCWVEFGHERLEEYKWNYLDQYICSAGSEDFSLIESLKFWRTRFLLLPAGAARRVPDGEKHWDVYGEGAGAGVCGSGDWVLLDGFIRFLEGLNRIRRRHRSDRIIRQKGTPMKGLQVTSPLPQYPTEPGGPPQGKKGTSALSALLEMEQNQKSLEEQQQAKPSTAVSEPSSVTTAAPYVDSPRKDAAFILDFIRSPRSSYISHSQPVEGSEVADKGVQPAVPGEAAQPAGETAASSSSDGSGHSAGALCLSSTSTFMEMLEAIKHPTTGVQLLPEQKGLPPNCFISAEVVQWLVNNVEGVATHGMAVDIMQKMLDEGVVAHASGDAMRTFVYGFYFYRIVGEKDGTHACTYPSSQPPPTMAGGWSAAALEDFALFQRKWFEVAFVLEERRPCDLPAFLLPWLPSRPASYASRHSSFSRSFGGRSQAAALLAATVPEQKTATLDVDVNNRSDRTEWCSCYYHGNFSLNSAFEIKLHWMAVTAAVLFEMVQGWHRKAASCGFLLVPVLEVPFALTSYLYGDPLRAQLFIPLNVHSLLKNAGDNLFEGFEPETYWDRMQLFQEAILYRFGFVHDKFSTSAFNFPSENKPQYIHVTGTVFLQLPYSKRKYSSGQQRRRRNSTTSNSQGPYGGEERVGYYWAYNTMLTKAWRTGVLGDERLADRLLRDFTDFCANKDNRLLHLWDSCQEKMNASAP; encoded by the exons ATGAAGAACAACAAGTCTTACAAGCTCGTGCTGCACAAGAAAGGTTTTGGTGGAAGTG AGGATGAGTTGGTTGTCAACCCAAAAGTTTTCCCTCATGTCAGTCTGAGGGATATCATCGAAATCGCACACCCTTCGGATGAGTACAG tcctctgctgctgcaagtGAAGAGCCTCAAAGAGGACCTTCAGAAAG AGACAATCAGTGTGGACCAGACTGTGGCACAAGCCTTCAAGCTGCGTGCCTACCAGGATGTCATTGTTAACATTGTCGAGCCAAAG GAAGTGACACTTGACCTGGTGGAGCTGACATTTAAGGACCAGTACATCGGCAGAGGAGACATGTGGAGACTAAAGAAGAGTCTG GTCAGCACATGTGCTTATGTGACGCAGAAAGTGGAGTTTGCAGGAATAAG AGCCCAGGCCAGTGAGCTCTGGGTGAAGGGAGAGAAGGTGACCTGTGGCTACATCAGTGAAGAATCCCGG GTGGTGTTCAGATCCACGTCTGCAATGGTGTACATCTTCATCCAGATGAGTTGTGAGATGTGGGACTTTGACATCTATG GTGATCTCTACTTCGAGAAGGCTGTAAATGGTTTCCTGTCAGACCTTTTCGCCAAGTGGAAG GAGAAGAACTGCAGTCATGAGGTGACAGTTGTACTTTTCTCCCGTACGTTCTACAATGCCAAAACTATTG ATGAATTCCCTGAGATCCTGAGAGGGTCCATCAGACAGGATCATGAGGGGCGTTTTTATGAAGACTTTTACAG AGTGGTGGCTCAGAATGAGAGACGGGATGAGTGGACgtccctgctggtcactatcaAGAAGCTCTTCATTCAGTACCCTGTCCTGGTGCGCCTCAAAGAAGCAG ATGGTTTTCCTGTTGGTTACAACTCAACTGCTGCTCAAGGAAACTACTTGGAGGCCATTAACCTTTCCTTCAATG TGTTCGACAAGCACTACATCAACCGGAACTTTGACCGCACCGGCCAGATGTCAGTGGTCATCACACCTGGAGTGGGAGTGTTTGAAGTCGACCGTCTGCTCATGATTCTCACCAAACAGCGCATGATTGACAACG GTATTGGGGTAGACTTGGTGTGCATGGGGGAGCAGCCATTGCATGCAGTGCCCTTATTCAAG CTGCACAACAGGACGGCACCTGGAGACTCTCGTGTAGGAGATGACTATAACCTTCCTCACTGGATCAACCACAG cttcTACACCTCCAAGAGTCAGaactcctgcagctccttcaccCCTCGAATCAAACTGGCCGGCCGCAAG CTTCATGCTGAGAAATCCAAGAGCAGCAAGGAACACA CTCTCTGTGCGACAAAGGAATCTGAAAACAGCCTGCCTATTCAGGTGGACTATGACGCTTATGACGCTCAGGTGTTCAGACTACCTGGTCCCTCACGAATTCAGAGGAGCACCAACTTCAG gatGGTTcgagacagagagacgagtatGAGGAAGAGCTGGGGCTCGATGGACGTCACTGCAGGCATAGGCGTGTCCCCTCCTGTTCGCTCCGGGGGTCCGGAGGACCAGTGCGGCCCGGCCTCTGATGACAGTCTGGGCCCTGTGTCCAACATGCTGCTCATACCCCGCATGCCTCCTGTCCAGTATGAAGTCAGCATCTCCCTGGGATACACCAGCAACAGAG AGCTGTTGGAGAAGATGATGGACTCTCAGCGGGACTCCAGTGCCCCGGGCAGGTTCACAGTGGGAAGCGCTGAGTCCACTTTACACATCCGCCCTGGAGGGTACACCCCTCAGAGAGCCCTCATAAACCCCTTCACCCCATCACGAATGCCCATGAAGCTCACCTCCAACCGGCGGCGGTGGATGCACACCTTCCCTGTCG GTCCTTCTGGAGAAGCAATCCAGATCCACCACCAGACCAGACAGAACATGGCCGAACTGCAGGGCAGCCAGCAGAAAGATCCCGCCCACACCTCGgcggagctgctggagctggcctATCACGAGGCCACTGGAAG GCGAACAGCGTCCAGGCATGCAGGAGAAAATGGCCTGTGTGTTGGTGGAGGGACGGAGGAGTTTACTGCAAGTCCAGGGAGCAACATCAGTG GAAACTTCAACAGCTCCACATTTCAAGACGTGTCCCTCGGTGGTGCCGATCCAA TGCCCAGCTTCTGCTGCACGGTGGGGGTGGACTGGAAGTCTCTGACCACGCCGGCCTGCCTGCCCCTCACCACCGACTACTTCCCCGACCGCCAGGCGCTGCAGAACGACTACACGGAAGGCTGCTATGATCTGCTGCCGCACAGCGACCTGGAAAG GCGGGAAGACGAAGCCCCCGCGATGGGGGCGTCGCAGGTGTTCGAGGAGTTCATCTGTCAGCGCTTGATGCAGGGCTACCAGATCATCGTCCAAACCAACCACAGGAAAGCTCAGCCCACCGTGGCCCCACCGCTCGGGAGCAGTCCTCTTTACACTCGAG GTTTGGTGTCCCTGCGtcgagcagaggaggaggagacagtcTACTGGCTCAGTATGGGCCGCACTTTTCATAAAGTTTGCCTTAAAGACAAGATCATCACTGTCACTCGCTACCTGCCCAA gtaCCCGTACGAGTCGGCACAGATCCACTACAGTTACAGCCTGTGTCCTCCACACTCTGATGCCCACTTTGTGTCCTGCTGGGTGGAGTTTGGCCATGAGAGGCTGGAGGAGTACAAGTGGAACTACCTGGACCAGTACATCTGTTCTGCTGGCTCGGAAGACTTCAG TTTGATCGAGTCGCTGAAGTTCTGGAGGACTCGCTTCCTCCTGCTGCCGGCCGGAGCCGCCAGGCGGGTGCCGGACGGGGAGAAGCACTGGGATGTCTATGGGGAGGGAGCAGGTGCCGGGGTGTGTGGCAGTGGGGACTGGGTCCTCCTCGATGGCTTCATCCGTTTCCTGGAGGGTCTGAACCGCATTCGGAGACGCCATCGCTCCGACAGGATCATCCGA CAGAAGGGCACACCAATGAAAGGACTGCAGGTCACCAGTCCTCTCCCCCAGTACCCCACAGAGCCTGGGGGGCCCCCACAAGGCAAAAAAGGCACTTCGGCTTTATCGGCCTTACTGGAGATGGAGCAGAACCAGAA gtctctggaggagcagcagcaggcgaAGCCTTCCACGGCCGTCAGTGAGCCCTCCAGCGTTACCACAGCTGCCCCCTACGTGGACAGCCCGCGCAAG GACGCTGCCTTTATTTTGGATTTTATACGTAGCCCTCGCTCTTCCTACATCTCTCACTCTCAG CCTGTGGAAGGAAGCGAGGTGGCAGATAAAGGAGTCCAGCCCGCCGTCCCAGGGGAAGCGGCGCAGCCTGCAGGAGAGACGGCAGCCAGCAGCTCTTCAGACGGCAG TGGGCACTCTGCAGGAGCCCTGTGtctgtcctccacctccaccttcatGGAGATGCTGGAGGCCATCAAGCATCCTAC GACAGGCGTACAGCTGCTGCCGGAGCAGAAAGGACTTCCACCCAACTGCTTCATTAGCGCAGAGGTCGTTCAATGGCTGGTCAACAATGTGGAGGGCGTGGCCACACACGGGATGGCTGTGGATATCATGCAG AAGATGCTGGATGAAGGTGTGGTGGCCCACGCTTCTGGGGATGCCATGCGCACCTTTGTCTACGGGTTCTACTTCTACAGGATTGTAGGAGAGAAGGATGGTACTCATGCTTGTACTT ACCCGagctcccagcccccccccaccatggcTGGGGGCTGGTCTGCTGCGGCCCTGGAGGACTTTGCTCTGTTCCAGCGGAAGTGGTTCGAGGTGGCCTTTGTGCTGGAGGAGCGGCGACCCTGCGACCTGCCTGCCTTCCTCCTGCCGTGGCTGCCCAGCCGGCCGGCCTCCTACGCAAGTAGGCACAGCTCCTTCAGCCGCAGCTTTGGAGGACGCAGCCAAGCCGCCGCACTGCTAG CTGCCACGGTGCCGGAGCAGAAGACGGCCACTCTGGACGTGGACGTTAACAACCGCAGTGACCGGACTGAATGGTGCAGCTGTTACTACCATGGAAACTTCTCGCTCAACTCTGCCTTTGAGATCAAGCTGCACTGGATGGCCGTCACTGCTGCAGTGCTCTTTGAGATG GTCCAAGGGTGGCACAGGAAGGCAGCGTCCTGCGGCTTCCTGCTGGTCCCTGTGCTGGAGGTCCCTTTTGCTCTGACGTCGTACCTGTACGGAGATCCACTGAGAGCTCAGCTCTTCATCCCCCTGAACGTCCACAGTCTGCTGAAGAACGCCGGGGACAACCTGTTCGAAG GCTTTGAACCGGAGACGTACTGGGACAGGATGCAGCTCTTCCAGGAGGCCATACTCTACAG ATTCGGCTTTGTGCACGACAAGTTCTCAACCTCAGCTTTTAATTTCCCCTCCGAGAACAAGCCCCAGTACATCCATGTGACAG GCACCGTGTTCCTGCAGCTGCCGTACTCCAAGAGGAAGTACTCGAGCGGGCAGCAGCGCAGACGCAgaaactccaccacctccaacaGCCAGGGCCCGTACGGCGGGGAGGAGCGCGTGGGCTACTACTGGGCCTACAACACCATGCTCACCAAGGCCTGGAGGACGGGCGTGCTGGGCGACGAGAGGCTCGCCGACCGCCTGCTCAGGGACTTCACCGACTTCTGCGCCAACAAGGACAACCGCCTGCTCCACCTGTGGGACAGCTGCCAGGAGAAGATGAACGCCAGCGCCCCCTGa
- the depdc5 gene encoding GATOR1 complex protein DEPDC5 isoform X2, whose translation MKNNKSYKLVLHKKGFGGSEDELVVNPKVFPHVSLRDIIEIAHPSDEYSPLLLQVKSLKEDLQKETISVDQTVAQAFKLRAYQDVIVNIVEPKEVTLDLVELTFKDQYIGRGDMWRLKKSLVSTCAYVTQKVEFAGIRAQASELWVKGEKVTCGYISEESRVVFRSTSAMVYIFIQMSCEMWDFDIYGDLYFEKAVNGFLSDLFAKWKEKNCSHEVTVVLFSRTFYNAKTIDEFPEILRGSIRQDHEGRFYEDFYRVVAQNERRDEWTSLLVTIKKLFIQYPVLVRLKEADGFPVGYNSTAAQGNYLEAINLSFNVFDKHYINRNFDRTGQMSVVITPGVGVFEVDRLLMILTKQRMIDNGIGVDLVCMGEQPLHAVPLFKLHNRTAPGDSRVGDDYNLPHWINHSFYTSKSQNSCSSFTPRIKLAGRKLHAEKSKSSKEHTLCATKESENSLPIQVDYDAYDAQVFRLPGPSRIQRSTNFRMVRDRETSMRKSWGSMDVTAGIGVSPPVRSGGPEDQCGPASDDSLGPVSNMLLIPRMPPVQYEVSISLGYTSNRELLEKMMDSQRDSSAPGRFTVGSAESTLHIRPGGYTPQRALINPFTPSRMPMKLTSNRRRWMHTFPVGPSGEAIQIHHQTRQNMAELQGSQQKDPAHTSAELLELAYHEATGRRTASRHAGENGLCVGGGTEEFTASPGSNISGNFNSSTFQDVSLGGADPTLLLSAPPTVPSFCCTVGVDWKSLTTPACLPLTTDYFPDRQALQNDYTEGCYDLLPHSDLERREDEAPAMGASQVFEEFICQRLMQGYQIIVQTNHRKAQPTVAPPLGSSPLYTRGLVSLRRAEEEETVYWLSMGRTFHKVCLKDKIITVTRYLPKYPYESAQIHYSYSLCPPHSDAHFVSCWVEFGHERLEEYKWNYLDQYICSAGSEDFSLIESLKFWRTRFLLLPAGAARRVPDGEKHWDVYGEGAGAGVCGSGDWVLLDGFIRFLEGLNRIRRRHRSDRIIRKGTPMKGLQVTSPLPQYPTEPGGPPQGKKGTSALSALLEMEQNQKSLEEQQQAKPSTAVSEPSSVTTAAPYVDSPRKDAAFILDFIRSPRSSYISHSQPVEGSEVADKGVQPAVPGEAAQPAGETAASSSSDGSGHSAGALCLSSTSTFMEMLEAIKHPTTGVQLLPEQKGLPPNCFISAEVVQWLVNNVEGVATHGMAVDIMQKMLDEGVVAHASGDAMRTFVYGFYFYRIVGEKDGTHACTYPSSQPPPTMAGGWSAAALEDFALFQRKWFEVAFVLEERRPCDLPAFLLPWLPSRPASYASRHSSFSRSFGGRSQAAALLAATVPEQKTATLDVDVNNRSDRTEWCSCYYHGNFSLNSAFEIKLHWMAVTAAVLFEMVQGWHRKAASCGFLLVPVLEVPFALTSYLYGDPLRAQLFIPLNVHSLLKNAGDNLFEGFEPETYWDRMQLFQEAILYRFGFVHDKFSTSAFNFPSENKPQYIHVTGTVFLQLPYSKRKYSSGQQRRRRNSTTSNSQGPYGGEERVGYYWAYNTMLTKAWRTGVLGDERLADRLLRDFTDFCANKDNRLLHLWDSCQEKMNASAP comes from the exons ATGAAGAACAACAAGTCTTACAAGCTCGTGCTGCACAAGAAAGGTTTTGGTGGAAGTG AGGATGAGTTGGTTGTCAACCCAAAAGTTTTCCCTCATGTCAGTCTGAGGGATATCATCGAAATCGCACACCCTTCGGATGAGTACAG tcctctgctgctgcaagtGAAGAGCCTCAAAGAGGACCTTCAGAAAG AGACAATCAGTGTGGACCAGACTGTGGCACAAGCCTTCAAGCTGCGTGCCTACCAGGATGTCATTGTTAACATTGTCGAGCCAAAG GAAGTGACACTTGACCTGGTGGAGCTGACATTTAAGGACCAGTACATCGGCAGAGGAGACATGTGGAGACTAAAGAAGAGTCTG GTCAGCACATGTGCTTATGTGACGCAGAAAGTGGAGTTTGCAGGAATAAG AGCCCAGGCCAGTGAGCTCTGGGTGAAGGGAGAGAAGGTGACCTGTGGCTACATCAGTGAAGAATCCCGG GTGGTGTTCAGATCCACGTCTGCAATGGTGTACATCTTCATCCAGATGAGTTGTGAGATGTGGGACTTTGACATCTATG GTGATCTCTACTTCGAGAAGGCTGTAAATGGTTTCCTGTCAGACCTTTTCGCCAAGTGGAAG GAGAAGAACTGCAGTCATGAGGTGACAGTTGTACTTTTCTCCCGTACGTTCTACAATGCCAAAACTATTG ATGAATTCCCTGAGATCCTGAGAGGGTCCATCAGACAGGATCATGAGGGGCGTTTTTATGAAGACTTTTACAG AGTGGTGGCTCAGAATGAGAGACGGGATGAGTGGACgtccctgctggtcactatcaAGAAGCTCTTCATTCAGTACCCTGTCCTGGTGCGCCTCAAAGAAGCAG ATGGTTTTCCTGTTGGTTACAACTCAACTGCTGCTCAAGGAAACTACTTGGAGGCCATTAACCTTTCCTTCAATG TGTTCGACAAGCACTACATCAACCGGAACTTTGACCGCACCGGCCAGATGTCAGTGGTCATCACACCTGGAGTGGGAGTGTTTGAAGTCGACCGTCTGCTCATGATTCTCACCAAACAGCGCATGATTGACAACG GTATTGGGGTAGACTTGGTGTGCATGGGGGAGCAGCCATTGCATGCAGTGCCCTTATTCAAG CTGCACAACAGGACGGCACCTGGAGACTCTCGTGTAGGAGATGACTATAACCTTCCTCACTGGATCAACCACAG cttcTACACCTCCAAGAGTCAGaactcctgcagctccttcaccCCTCGAATCAAACTGGCCGGCCGCAAG CTTCATGCTGAGAAATCCAAGAGCAGCAAGGAACACA CTCTCTGTGCGACAAAGGAATCTGAAAACAGCCTGCCTATTCAGGTGGACTATGACGCTTATGACGCTCAGGTGTTCAGACTACCTGGTCCCTCACGAATTCAGAGGAGCACCAACTTCAG gatGGTTcgagacagagagacgagtatGAGGAAGAGCTGGGGCTCGATGGACGTCACTGCAGGCATAGGCGTGTCCCCTCCTGTTCGCTCCGGGGGTCCGGAGGACCAGTGCGGCCCGGCCTCTGATGACAGTCTGGGCCCTGTGTCCAACATGCTGCTCATACCCCGCATGCCTCCTGTCCAGTATGAAGTCAGCATCTCCCTGGGATACACCAGCAACAGAG AGCTGTTGGAGAAGATGATGGACTCTCAGCGGGACTCCAGTGCCCCGGGCAGGTTCACAGTGGGAAGCGCTGAGTCCACTTTACACATCCGCCCTGGAGGGTACACCCCTCAGAGAGCCCTCATAAACCCCTTCACCCCATCACGAATGCCCATGAAGCTCACCTCCAACCGGCGGCGGTGGATGCACACCTTCCCTGTCG GTCCTTCTGGAGAAGCAATCCAGATCCACCACCAGACCAGACAGAACATGGCCGAACTGCAGGGCAGCCAGCAGAAAGATCCCGCCCACACCTCGgcggagctgctggagctggcctATCACGAGGCCACTGGAAG GCGAACAGCGTCCAGGCATGCAGGAGAAAATGGCCTGTGTGTTGGTGGAGGGACGGAGGAGTTTACTGCAAGTCCAGGGAGCAACATCAGTG GAAACTTCAACAGCTCCACATTTCAAGACGTGTCCCTCGGTGGTGCCGATCCAA ccctgctgctgtctgcaccCCCGACAGTGCCCAGCTTCTGCTGCACGGTGGGGGTGGACTGGAAGTCTCTGACCACGCCGGCCTGCCTGCCCCTCACCACCGACTACTTCCCCGACCGCCAGGCGCTGCAGAACGACTACACGGAAGGCTGCTATGATCTGCTGCCGCACAGCGACCTGGAAAG GCGGGAAGACGAAGCCCCCGCGATGGGGGCGTCGCAGGTGTTCGAGGAGTTCATCTGTCAGCGCTTGATGCAGGGCTACCAGATCATCGTCCAAACCAACCACAGGAAAGCTCAGCCCACCGTGGCCCCACCGCTCGGGAGCAGTCCTCTTTACACTCGAG GTTTGGTGTCCCTGCGtcgagcagaggaggaggagacagtcTACTGGCTCAGTATGGGCCGCACTTTTCATAAAGTTTGCCTTAAAGACAAGATCATCACTGTCACTCGCTACCTGCCCAA gtaCCCGTACGAGTCGGCACAGATCCACTACAGTTACAGCCTGTGTCCTCCACACTCTGATGCCCACTTTGTGTCCTGCTGGGTGGAGTTTGGCCATGAGAGGCTGGAGGAGTACAAGTGGAACTACCTGGACCAGTACATCTGTTCTGCTGGCTCGGAAGACTTCAG TTTGATCGAGTCGCTGAAGTTCTGGAGGACTCGCTTCCTCCTGCTGCCGGCCGGAGCCGCCAGGCGGGTGCCGGACGGGGAGAAGCACTGGGATGTCTATGGGGAGGGAGCAGGTGCCGGGGTGTGTGGCAGTGGGGACTGGGTCCTCCTCGATGGCTTCATCCGTTTCCTGGAGGGTCTGAACCGCATTCGGAGACGCCATCGCTCCGACAGGATCATCCGA AAGGGCACACCAATGAAAGGACTGCAGGTCACCAGTCCTCTCCCCCAGTACCCCACAGAGCCTGGGGGGCCCCCACAAGGCAAAAAAGGCACTTCGGCTTTATCGGCCTTACTGGAGATGGAGCAGAACCAGAA gtctctggaggagcagcagcaggcgaAGCCTTCCACGGCCGTCAGTGAGCCCTCCAGCGTTACCACAGCTGCCCCCTACGTGGACAGCCCGCGCAAG GACGCTGCCTTTATTTTGGATTTTATACGTAGCCCTCGCTCTTCCTACATCTCTCACTCTCAG CCTGTGGAAGGAAGCGAGGTGGCAGATAAAGGAGTCCAGCCCGCCGTCCCAGGGGAAGCGGCGCAGCCTGCAGGAGAGACGGCAGCCAGCAGCTCTTCAGACGGCAG TGGGCACTCTGCAGGAGCCCTGTGtctgtcctccacctccaccttcatGGAGATGCTGGAGGCCATCAAGCATCCTAC GACAGGCGTACAGCTGCTGCCGGAGCAGAAAGGACTTCCACCCAACTGCTTCATTAGCGCAGAGGTCGTTCAATGGCTGGTCAACAATGTGGAGGGCGTGGCCACACACGGGATGGCTGTGGATATCATGCAG AAGATGCTGGATGAAGGTGTGGTGGCCCACGCTTCTGGGGATGCCATGCGCACCTTTGTCTACGGGTTCTACTTCTACAGGATTGTAGGAGAGAAGGATGGTACTCATGCTTGTACTT ACCCGagctcccagcccccccccaccatggcTGGGGGCTGGTCTGCTGCGGCCCTGGAGGACTTTGCTCTGTTCCAGCGGAAGTGGTTCGAGGTGGCCTTTGTGCTGGAGGAGCGGCGACCCTGCGACCTGCCTGCCTTCCTCCTGCCGTGGCTGCCCAGCCGGCCGGCCTCCTACGCAAGTAGGCACAGCTCCTTCAGCCGCAGCTTTGGAGGACGCAGCCAAGCCGCCGCACTGCTAG CTGCCACGGTGCCGGAGCAGAAGACGGCCACTCTGGACGTGGACGTTAACAACCGCAGTGACCGGACTGAATGGTGCAGCTGTTACTACCATGGAAACTTCTCGCTCAACTCTGCCTTTGAGATCAAGCTGCACTGGATGGCCGTCACTGCTGCAGTGCTCTTTGAGATG GTCCAAGGGTGGCACAGGAAGGCAGCGTCCTGCGGCTTCCTGCTGGTCCCTGTGCTGGAGGTCCCTTTTGCTCTGACGTCGTACCTGTACGGAGATCCACTGAGAGCTCAGCTCTTCATCCCCCTGAACGTCCACAGTCTGCTGAAGAACGCCGGGGACAACCTGTTCGAAG GCTTTGAACCGGAGACGTACTGGGACAGGATGCAGCTCTTCCAGGAGGCCATACTCTACAG ATTCGGCTTTGTGCACGACAAGTTCTCAACCTCAGCTTTTAATTTCCCCTCCGAGAACAAGCCCCAGTACATCCATGTGACAG GCACCGTGTTCCTGCAGCTGCCGTACTCCAAGAGGAAGTACTCGAGCGGGCAGCAGCGCAGACGCAgaaactccaccacctccaacaGCCAGGGCCCGTACGGCGGGGAGGAGCGCGTGGGCTACTACTGGGCCTACAACACCATGCTCACCAAGGCCTGGAGGACGGGCGTGCTGGGCGACGAGAGGCTCGCCGACCGCCTGCTCAGGGACTTCACCGACTTCTGCGCCAACAAGGACAACCGCCTGCTCCACCTGTGGGACAGCTGCCAGGAGAAGATGAACGCCAGCGCCCCCTGa